One part of the Anopheles merus strain MAF chromosome 3L, AmerM5.1, whole genome shotgun sequence genome encodes these proteins:
- the LOC121599669 gene encoding uncharacterized protein LOC121599669 gives MHVTIRMCSRQVGGTFGILCLGYLLIITQMIVATASSEGKTAADTPDAPYETQTAQCTITSGDIEASAQASISKTLVGVCGTDEMLQAFRMLELKMLEEMYNLRKMIRDPYFNPPRLRPSIYKSIRKTATSSNTSSNTTLPQSNAERSEGSRLTVTDSNKKSEPTILATTTPSSKVVFPDDYDDEDEEDSHEFSNNGPLKENSELVKKLSSTGLNNTFSASRISLDDRMSSPAAPPIDFKPIDKPIEQKFLTGGLRDYEVYRFNNTVISSGDAKVFKYFWKIEHFMQRVRSASNMVGASFFSPVFVISGLNLRLHAKIATKSIGEILNVQLEQLSASDEALRKTPNVILASGVLYGQMETNKFFRHKIMILNQDKPFSDLISTDLTNTNVNFEAPLTALTAEPYLKEDKLLVKVIIFL, from the exons ATGCACGTAACCATTCGCATGTGTAGTAGACAAGTTGGTGGAACATTTGGAATACTGTGTTTGGGATATCTGCTAATAATCACACAAATGATTGTAGCTACTGCTTCATCTGAAGGAA AAACGGCCGCGGACACACCTGATGCACCATATGAAACACAAACTGCCCAATGTACGATCACTTCTGGGGATATTGAAGCTAGTGCACAAGCTTCAATAAGCAAAACACTTGTAGGGGTGTGTGGAACAG ACGAGATGCTGCAAGCATTTCGAATGCTTGAGCTTAAAATGCTGGAAGAGATGTATAATCTTCGCAAGATGATACGCGATCCCTATTTTAACCCCCCACGGCTGCGACCGTCCATTTACAAATCAATAAGAAAAACGGCAACGTCATCTAATACATCGTCCAACACAACATTACCCCAGTCTAATGCGGAAAGATCTGAAGGATCACGACTTACCGTCACAGACTCCAACAAAAAGTCTGAGCCTACGATACTGGCAACAACAACCCCTTCTTCGAAAGTTGTCTTTCCTGATGactacgacgacgaggacgaagaGGACAGCCATGAGTTTTCCAACAATGGCCCCTTGAAGGAAAATAGTGAACTTGTAAAGAAACTATCGTCCACCGGGTTGAACAACACTTTTTCAGCGTCTCGCATTTCACTCGATGATAGAATGTCTTCGCCAGCAGCTCCACCGATCGATTTTAAACCCATCGACAAGCCCATTGAACAGAAGTTCCTAAC CGGAGGATTGCGAGATTACGAGGTGTACCGGTTCAACAATACCGTGATATCTTCTGGCGACGCAAAGGTATTCAAATATTTCTGGAAAATAGAACACTTTATGCAGCGAGTTCGTTCTGCCTCGAACATGGTAGGAGCCTCCTTCTTCAGTCCGGTGTTTGTGATTTCTGGTTTAAATCTTCGACTTCATGCTAAAATTGCAACGAAATCCATTGGCGAAATATTGAATGTACAACTGGAGCAGCTATCAGCATCGGATGAGGCATTGCGGAAAACTCCGAACGTTATTCTAGCTTCTGGCGTGCTCTATGGACAAATGGAAACAAACAAGTTTTTCCGTCATAAGATAATGATCCTTAATCAG GATAAACCATTTAGCGATTTGATTTCAACCGATCTTACCAATACTAATGTGAATTTTGAAGCTCCGCTAACAGCGTTAACGGCTGAACCTTACCTTAAAGAAGACAAGTTGCTAGTAAAGGTTATAATTTTTCTGTAG
- the LOC121599668 gene encoding insulin-degrading enzyme: protein MLTQVVLRGTYFIQGPIIRNATRRFSVPLSQSVICSTKTPIRAIHNKRFTDERTVKSSPEMANEIAGKAQLSNASTSLPQSTANMPFERINTITKSVQDNRDYRGLRLSNGMKVILISDPTTDRSAAALSVAVGHLSDPLQIPGLAHLCEHMLFLGTEKYPKEDEYTAFLKVHGGSSNAATCSDMTKYYFDVIPSKLEDALDRFSQFFIAPLFNEEVTEREINAVNSEHEKNLSQDVWRVKQVNKALCKSTHPYNQFGTGNKQTLSESPKQNSINVRNELMTFHNKWYSSNIMSLAVFGQESLDDLEALVIKFFSQIENKQVVAPRWPDMPYGDDQLNTKTYIIPVKDTRSLTISFQMEDLEQYYKAGPEHYVSHLIGHEGKGSILSELKARGWCNKLISGYCSLGRGFGSFDVMVDLTEDGFNHIDDTVKLIFQYINMLRVKKPQKWIFEEYCNLCEMLFRFKDKEGPTTLVTNVVSSMHLFPLEDVLVAHCLITEWRPDLVEDLISNLTPDKARLIIVGQKCESLANAEERWYGTKYGVYKIEPSVLEYWSTPDLNDNLSLPEPNPFIPTDFELLPIDSGIENFPIVIQDTPIIRTWFKQDVEFLKPKALMSFDFNSPIVYSNPLNCNLTRLFVQLLKDHLNEFLFEADLAGLGFGVSNTTSGISLSIGGYSHKQVILLEKVLDNMFNFKIDRRRFEILKEQYIRGLKNYQTEQPYQHAIYYLALLLTEQAWTRQELLDSTQLLSIERLQLFIEQLLSQMHVECFIYGNVNKEKALLMTKLVEDKMKSTDAKLVPLLARQLLPKREYKLGTGESFLFEATNEFHKSSCMELYLQCGQQDPHSTFVDILSQLLSEGCYTQLRTKEQLGYLVFCGSRKANGICGLRIIVQSPRHPSYVEERIENFLNNTLDYLENMADCEFNRHKEALVALLLEKPKRLVTQFNIYLQEISLRQYHFNRAHVEAEKLRTLTKQQVIDYYKEHIILGSPSRSTLSVRVISTASGGAGINTSEEEQPPPEIEENSPVAENSRTTKKDFIRVTDLASFKSSRSLYPLAQPYMEIMPKGGRCKL from the exons ATGTTAACGCAGGTGGTATTACGTGGTACTTACTTTATACAAGGCCCGATCATTCGCAATGCTACTAGACGGTTCAGCGTCCCTTTAAG TCAATCTGTGATTTGCAGCACGAAAACTCCAATAAGAGCAATACACAATAAACGGTTCACCGACGAAAGAACAGTAAAATCTAGTCCCGAGATGGCGAACGAAATTGCCGGCAAAGCACAGCTGTCGAATGCTTCGACGTCGCTTCCACAATCCACTGCAAACATGCCGTTCGAGCGTATTAACACCATCACAAAATCCGTCCAGGACAACCGTGATTACCGTGGTTTAAGGCTATCGAACGGAATGAAAGTAATCCTAATATCGGATCCCACTACGGACAGATCGGCAGCCGCACTCTCCGTTGCGGTTGGGCATCTCAGCGACCCATTGCAAATCCCTGGCCTTGCACATCTTTGCGAGCATATGTTATTTCTTGGCACAGAAAAGTATCCCAAGGAAGACGAATACACTGCCTTTTTGAAAGTTCATGGTGGTAGCTCAAATGCTGCCACATGTTCCGACATGACAAAATATTACTTTGATGTGATTCCCAGCAAGTTGGAAGATGCACTGGATCGGTTTTCCCAGTTTTTCATTGCCCCCCTCTTTAACGAGGAAGTAACGGAGCGCGAAATAAACGCGGTAAACTCAGAGCACGAAAAAAATCTGTCACAAGATGTGTGGCGTGTGAAGCAGGTTAACAAGGCGCTGTGCAAATCGACACACCCGTATAATCAGTTTGGCACAGGCAATAAGCAAACACTTTCCGAGAGTCCCAAGCAGAACAGCATCAATGTGCGCAACGAGTTGATGACGTTCCACAACAAGTGGTATTCATCTAATATCATGAGCCTGGCGGTGTTTGGGCAAGAAAGTTTGGACGATCTGGAAGCGTTGGTGATAAAATTCTTTTCCCAGATTGAAAATAAGCAAGTAGTTGCTCCCAGATGGCCAGACATGCCGTACGGTGATGATCAGCTGAATACGAAAACCTACATAATACCGGTGAAGGATACAAGATCGTTGACCATATCTTTCCAAATGGAGGATTTGGAACAATATTATAAGGCTGGTCCTGAACATTACGTGAGCCATCTGATTGGGCACGAAGGAAAGGGAAGCATTTTATCGGAGTTGAAAGCTCGAGGATGGTGTAACAAGCTAATCAGCGGCTATTGTAGTCTGGGCAGGGGATTTGGAAGCTTTGACGTAATGGTCGATTTGACGGAGGACGGATTCAACCACATTGACGATACTGTGAAGCTCATCTTCCAGTACATCAATATGCTACGTgtaaaaaaaccccaaaaatgGATATTTGAGGAATACTGCAATCTGTGTGAAATGCTGTTCCGTTTCAAAGATAAAGAGGGACCAACCACACTTGTTACGAACGTAGTCAGTTCAATGCATCTATTTCCATTGGAGGATGTGCTTGTCGCGCACTGTTTAATCACTGAATGGCGACCGGATCTGGTCGAGGATCTCATCAGTAATTTGACTCCAGATAAAGCGAGGCTAATCATTGTAGGGCAAAAGTGCGAATCGTTGGCAAACGCTGAAGAACGTTGGTACGGCACAAAGTACGGCGTGTACAAAATCGAACCATCGGTATTAGAG TACTGGTCCACTCCCGACTTGAACGACAATCTTAGTTTGCCCGAACCCAATCCCTTTATTCCGACAGATTTTGAATTGTTACCAATCGACAGTGGCATAGAAAACTTTCCGATTGTTATACAAGACACGCCCATTATTCGCACGTGGTTTAAACAGGATGTCGAGTTCCTCAAACCAAAGGCGTTGATGAGTTTCGACTTCAACAGCCCGATTGTATATTCGAATCCACTGAACTGTAATTTGACCCGGCTTTTTGTGCAATTGCTAAAAGATCATCTGAATGAATTTTTGTTCGAGGCAGACCTGGCTGGATTAGGATTTGGGGTTAGCAACACGACTTCTGGTATAAGT CTATCGATCGGAGGTTACAGCCACAAACAAGTCATTTTATTGGAAAAGGTGTTGGATAATATGTTcaactttaaaattgatcgTCGTAGATTTGAAATACTTAAAGAACAATACATTCGGGGCCTCAAAAACTATCAAACAGAACAGCCGTATCAGCATGCCATCTATTATCTTGCGTTGCTCCTGACAGAACAAGCATGGACAAGACAAGAGCTTTTAGATTCAACCCAGT TGCTTAGCATAGAGCGGTTACAATTGTTCATAGAACAGCTTCTTTCGCAAATGCACGTCGAATGTTTCATTTATGGAAATGTAAATAAGGAGAAAGCTTTACTAATGACGAAACTAGTGGAAGACAAAATGAAATCCACTGATGCGAAACTGGTTCCTCTTCTTGCTCGGCAGCTTTTACCAAAGCGAGAATACAAGCTCGGAACAG GAGAAAGCTTCCTGTTTGAGGCAACGAACGAGTTTCATAAGAGTTCATGCATGGAGCTATATTTGCAATGTGGCCAGCAGGATCCCCATTCTACTTTTGTCGACATTTTGTCTCAACTTCTGAGCGAAGGATGCTATACGCAGCTTCGCACCAAGGAGCAGCTCGGTTATCTTGTATTCTGCGGTTCTCGCAAAGCGAATGGTATATGTGGTCTGCGAATAATAGTACAGTCTCCTCGACATCCTTCGTACGTCGAAGAACGTATTGAAAATTTTCTCAACAATACGTTG GATTACTTGGAAAACATGGCAGACTGCGAATTTAATCGGCATAAGGAAGCGTTGGTTGCACTGCTACTTGAGAAGCCCAAGCGATTGGTCACGCaattcaatatttatttacaaGAAATTTCACTGAGACAATATCATTTCAATCGTGCTCATGTTGAAGCTGAAAAGCTTCGAACTTTGACAAAACAACAAGTCATTGATTATTACAAG GAGCATATAATATTGGGCTCTCCGTCCCGAAGCACTCTCTCAGTTCGCGTAATATCCACGGCTAGCGGCGGTGCTGGTATAAATACATCCGAGGAAGAACAACCTCCGCCGGAGATAGAAGAAAACTCTCCGGTTGCTGAGAATTCCAGAACTACAAAGAAAGACTTTATAAGAGTAACGGACTTAGCTAGCTTCAAATCTTCACGATCACTCTATCCGTTAGCTCAACCTTATATGGAGATAATGCCAAAAGGAGGACGATGCAAACTGTAA
- the LOC121599191 gene encoding DNA/RNA-binding protein KIN17, producing MGKGKAEVGTPKYLANKMKAKGLQKLRWYCQMCEKQCRDENGFKCHTMSESHQRQILLFADNAGRFIDGFSSEFLTGYLQILRRQFGTKRVAANKVYQEYIADRHHLHMNATKWHSLSDFVKYLGRNGHCVADETDKGWFITYIDRDPETLAMQEKMAKKQKMDKDDAERLAEFIEEQVRRGKTEEEPCSSGYSELKRENEEDTIKIELKLGSKQQQSTPSAVISKRPFDGLDNGKKEKKSKAATSNGDAKKLSALDELIQEEEQKKEKNNRKDYWLADGIVVKLISRSLGEKYYKEKGVVVEVIEKYRAKIKLLETGEKLKVDQAHLETVIPAVGKQILVLNGGYRGCTAVLKAINTERYSVTIEIASGPLKGRLVSNVAYEDISKLFV from the coding sequence ATGGGTAAAGGGAAAGCAGAAGTTGGTACGCCTAAGTACTTGGCTAATAAAATGAAGGCAAAAGGCCTTCAAAAGCTCCGCTGGTACTGCCAGATGTGCGAAAAGCAATGTCGAGACGAGAATGGGTTCAAGTGTCACACCATGAGCGAATCGCATCAACGACAAATTTTACTGTTTGCAGATAATGCTGGTCGCTTTATCGACGGTTTCTCTTCTGAGTTCTTAACTGGGTACTTACAAATACTTAGGCGACAATTCGGTACAAAGCGTGTTGCTGCTAACAAGGTGTACCAGGAATACATCGCCGATCGCCACCATCTGCACATGAACGCTACCAAATGGCATTCGCTTTCAGACTTTGTCAAGTACTTGGGTCGAAATGGGCACTGTGTAGCGGACGAAACGGACAAGGGATGGTTCATAACGTACATTGACCGTGATCCTGAAACATTGGCCATGCAGGAAAAGatggcaaaaaagcaaaaaatggaCAAGGATGACGCAGAGAGATTGGCCGAATTTATTGAAGAGCAGGTTCGTCGAGGAAAGACCGAAGAAGAACCATGTAGCTCTGGGTACTCGGAGTTGAAACGAGAAAACGAGGAAGACACTATTAAGATCGAGCTGAAACTGggcagcaaacagcaacaatcGACACCCTCGGCGGTAATAAGTAAAAGACCGTTCGATGGGCTGGACAatggaaagaaggaaaaaaagagtaaGGCTGCAACAAGTAATGGAGATGCGAAGAAATTATCGGCACTGGACGAGCTAATTCAAGAGGAAGAAcagaaaaaggagaaaaacaaCCGAAAGGACTATTGGTTGGCTGATGGAATCGTTGTAAAGCTGATTTCGCGCTCTTTGGGAGAAAAATATTATAAGGAAAAGGGGGTGGTTGTGGAAGTAATAGAGAAATATCGCGCCAAAATTAAATTGCTGGAAACGGGCGAAAAATTGAAGGTGGATCAAGCTCATTTGGAAACTGTCATTCCCGCCGTTGGGAAACAAATTCTGGTATTGAATGGTGGTTATCGAGGCTGTACAGCTGTCTTAAAGGCCATAAATACGGAACGATATAGCGTGACTATTGAAATTGCTTCAGGACCTCTGAAGGGGAGGCTAGTAAGCAATGTTGCATATGAAGACATCAGCAAACTATTTGTTTGA